Within the Lycorma delicatula isolate Av1 chromosome 11, ASM4794821v1, whole genome shotgun sequence genome, the region tttaaaaaatattactgttgtgATCAGCCTAGAATTATTatagaatgtttatttataacaactgattgaaaagttattattgaaatttattaattcaaactgaaataaataagaaatggtATTACTTTGGGTAATCCAGTGAAGATAATTTACGACAATGGTTTTATGATGTATAACTCAAATTCTATTAATGTAAACAGACATAATATGGTTACATAAATGTTTATCAATACTTGTAAAATCAATAAGTTCTGTAGACTTCCAATAACCTTCTTCTTCCATttcttatgttataattttaactaattttatacacatacttatatgtgtaaaaaatattattattctaataaataaatgattttacaggATATAGATTTATGGGATCACCAATTTCGTTCACGTAGAAGATCAATGTCGTGTTCATTTACACGTAGATCAAGTGGAACATTATTAAGTATCTTATCAACGAATCGACCAGTAAGTTATATAGAAACTTCAAATACATCATTGACGATACTTAGCAGATCGCCATCGCCATCACCATCATTATCCAGAATGACATCGCCATCATCAACATCAACATCATCACCTTTATCACAAGGATATCACCAGAAACATCAACAACAGCAACAATATGGTCGAAGAAATACAACGAGTACCATTGAtggaataacacatttaaaacaaCAATTGCCAAATGATATATATTATAGAAGAACATCAACGCCAATATTTGGCGGTAATGAAAGATTGACCAATATATCGGAATGTGAAATGTGTTATGATGAAACCATAAAACAATTATCGcatcaaaatctatttaaaataagatgCGGTCAACACAATGTTGTAAAAAGTTTTTCACAACCGTCAAGTGTTAATGAACCAAtatattattgcaataaaaataacaatactaacACAAATGTTGAAATTagctgtaataatattataaataaaaaattaatattaaattatcgaTCACAACCAATCGTTAAAACTTCAGACACATTATTAAGTACACACGATGACGGTGGAAATAATGAGTatcaaaaacagtttaattttaattcgcaaaaattaaatttgcctGAAAGTATACAacgaaaaatcatacaaaaacaaaactgtagtagtagtagtagtagtaataattacaatcctaacaataaaacattagaaaacgGTACACAatctaataaattctatttaatgagAACAGATTCAGAAATAGATAATAGTAATAGACATAGTAACACTAAAACTATAAGtagagattatatatataaaaatttttatacacaccATAACAATACAAATATTGACAGTCATAACAGTGATGATGatttattacatacaataacTGATGATagattaaaacagaaaagaaaatcaaaagttgGAGATAATAAAAGACAAATTGACAGTggaaaaggtaaaattaataattgcaaaactaatgaaaatagcTGTACCAATGATGTCGGCttatatgatgaaatattaaatgtaataaaagataatgaaCCATTAACTTCTATATATAAGGATAAATCACAAACACAAACATCTAGTAATCTCCCTGAAAATAACCCATCAAAAATTACTAATTCAAACAATCATaacaatagttttgaaaaaaaagaaataataagtacACAAACAATTGATTTAAATGGTAGACATgattttacaaatgatacaagTAAAACTAATCATCTAATGACAACATCACCTACAATATTAGAACATTATGTACATCCATGTTGtagtaaagatatttataattctagTGATGAAATTAGTAAACAACAATTACCATATAGTTATACAAGTAGTAACAGGGAAGATGGACAAAGTACATATATATTACCACCAGTATTATCATTAGATGAACaacaaaattcagtaaaacatGATGTGTTGAAACAATCGTATCATCAATTTCAACATAAACAACCAAAACATGAAGGATATGATGCTGCAATAGAAAGTTTatcaaattttgcaaataaagtacatatattaagtaatattgatAGCAATAATTGTActgaatcaaaaaataatacaaaaagaacaGATGATAAGAACAGTACaggaataaataatgataaaacatgTAATGAAGAATCGCTGAATACTTTTAATGAAGCAAATGAAagtgtgatattaaaaaatagtaaaccaTTTATATgtcaaatgaaatgcagcaaCTGTCACTGCaataataaagcaaaacaagaattacaaaaaaccatacataatgataaaaaagatgGTTGTAATCATACACTAATCCGACCAACAACTACACCAACGCAACAAGTAcaaatgattaaaatgaaatcatacgaacaaaattacaaacaaccgATTACAAACTACTTTGCAAATCAATGTAGCggtaatactgaaaaattatatgcaataaaaaattacaataatgaaaatttaaatcatcCAGAAATTTGTACAAATTCATCATCATCAAAATCATCAGGACACGATATATTATATCATACACAACCTTATCAAAGTACGATAAATTCACCACCTTCATCATCACAATCATTAACATCCTCTACATCATCAGTACTGCCAACCacgttacataaaatacattacaaaaattcaccagaaaaattaaaaacaacaatgatCAATACGACAAACACAAATGTAAAAGAACAGCCAGTTAccacagaaaataatttacagtatgaTAAACAATCTACATcttcaacatcatcatcatcattgttgTGTCACTGTCAATATCAACAACCATCATTGACACCAATAATGACGGCAacaaaaattgatacaaaaacaataaaacaaaataaatgtaactgtgataatactaaaattaaattaatagaatgtaAGAATTACCAACACTGTCATCATCAATCGTCGGTGCAAATGAAATCGCAATCAGAGTCTTTCTATGCTAATGGCTTTAGTTATTCTAATAATAGTAATTCTAGTAATAGATCCACGCCTAATTCTAGTCTAAGTAATTATgataaagtaacatttatttgatatatcatattttctgcaataattttaatataattaatgtttataaaaatagatatagtGGTTTTTCAgtgaatagtaaaaatataatgttaagttttcgattaattgtaaaatacagtaaaatattaataccgtGTTATTTtgataaccttaattttttttcacttgcacatttttcatttagtttttttatgtactttcacaGAGAACTTATAATTCTTCagaatggattttaaaaaataattaaaaaaactttaaaatgacaAAGACACTGTATATGTTTACCATTTCAGTCAATAAGGTCAAATTTTACtctgtaattacttttttaataaaaaatcatagatCTTAATGAAAGTACTTACTAAAGCTAAGTTAAGTTACTAATTAGGGAGAGTATTATTGTACGATTACACATGaaacattaatttcaatgaattaaattgataaaaaaataaaaattaaaaatatagtgttCCATAACTCTCTGCCCATTTACAAAATCACATTAACACACATGCTATTATAGTTGGACATATAATTTGCAATATTTAATATCACACTCACCATATTTCTATAATGGCTAAACTTCTATTTAGACCTTTTGTAGCTTGGATGATAATCtaggtaatattaaaatttctgtccATGTGTCAGCTAATATCTCCATAAAATtgtagtacattaataattaaggtctataataataatatatgtaattaggAAACTTGCATACTACTCTTTTATCTAACTCAAGAAGAAATCTGGTAAATTAAGATAGATAATTATAGTAGCCATGGATTTAGACTATCGGTCCAAACTGTAGGCCTAGGACTCTTATCCCACGAATGGCAAGAGCTCCATTCtactgaaaaaatcaatttataatactttataaatttattttacgtttacaCTTACTTAAAGCATGGTAAAGCCCTCTTACAGTTCAGGAATTAATCTTCTCCTGAGACTAGTATTAATGTTATCCACAACCATGGAAAATCTTAATCTGTTTTGCATCTTGTCAGTTGTTACAACTGACTTTACAAAACATTAACTTAATGATTAGTATATACAATTTATACTTACATGTAATGCTATTTAATAGATTCGGAGAAAATTTAACTCATAATTTAACTGAACTGAGATAATGATGAGATGATTCTACAACTGAATTGCATTATTGGGTTTAATTTgaaccaaaaatttaataatcaaccAGACAAGTATGATGTTAAATTATCACTGTACAAGAACCTTGctacagttaattttaattagctAAGAGCACCTAATTTTCTGGTCTATTTGAGATTGATAATTGATTCAATAAtgaaagaactaattaaaaacagaatggaaagaaattataaaggaatgaatttccattaaaacttaTAGTAATCCTTCCTGTTGGACAAAAGTAGTAAGCTTACACTGCTCTATAACAAAATAGCTGTTATGACAATAGACTACTA harbors:
- the LOC142332412 gene encoding uncharacterized protein LOC142332412, whose protein sequence is MDVYCTEEMSGGGGRPAYLRSAPIRRLRHPLDESPAWALIGACLWGLLGLMLALPLLIILAIVLPATFILRWFLLMLYWNRQRSSNSSSNINSSTSGGLESMRGNDSRWLGTSWQCSVLHAVLMFETPLEVSTLQQLLLSRVVPVYPRLTRRPVSLPLVAGAGYCWLPDCNFSIENHVFPGPNLPSAEHQIQEYVSQLLCKGLANDKPPWELHVLRQCAVLRVHQSVADGTSLVKLLCHCLADTKIISNTQNRRRPLSFYCDVLRACLLGPLSLLFWLLMSSPDCNLLTQSTDDSKGGVKVNWSAAISFAKVTRVKQVTRSTINCVLLSALSGALRCLLQNCGVRQPPDLKVLLPVDLRRCTQTSSTRLGNKMAPVVITLPVGMEGAVPRLWNTRKTLNTLKRSTDPVVVYVATAALMSILPGHFARQILSNISEDKASLQFSSQIGPTSNIMMGGCTLKSVYALLPAQSHLNVAVSVFTYGDQLFVTVATDHALGPAGNILLHHLQAQIELLYNLLKYRRVPGEMKSDTNVYRFPDVTRSPVREIAYRLNHVQEEVQRLSRHDANESEKLQRLKAEFSHLLRELRKRKASSSPEQDIDLWDHQFRSRRRSMSCSFTRRSSGTLLSILSTNRPVSYIETSNTSLTILSRSPSPSPSLSRMTSPSSTSTSSPLSQGYHQKHQQQQQYGRRNTTSTIDGITHLKQQLPNDIYYRRTSTPIFGGNERLTNISECEMCYDETIKQLSHQNLFKIRCGQHNVVKSFSQPSSVNEPIYYCNKNNNTNTNVEISCNNIINKKLILNYRSQPIVKTSDTLLSTHDDGGNNEYQKQFNFNSQKLNLPESIQRKIIQKQNCSSSSSSNNYNPNNKTLENGTQSNKFYLMRTDSEIDNSNRHSNTKTISRDYIYKNFYTHHNNTNIDSHNSDDDLLHTITDDRLKQKRKSKVGDNKRQIDSGKGKINNCKTNENSCTNDVGLYDEILNVIKDNEPLTSIYKDKSQTQTSSNLPENNPSKITNSNNHNNSFEKKEIISTQTIDLNGRHDFTNDTSKTNHLMTTSPTILEHYVHPCCSKDIYNSSDEISKQQLPYSYTSSNREDGQSTYILPPVLSLDEQQNSVKHDVLKQSYHQFQHKQPKHEGYDAAIESLSNFANKVHILSNIDSNNCTESKNNTKRTDDKNSTGINNDKTCNEESLNTFNEANESVILKNSKPFICQMKCSNCHCNNKAKQELQKTIHNDKKDGCNHTLIRPTTTPTQQVQMIKMKSYEQNYKQPITNYFANQCSGNTEKLYAIKNYNNENLNHPEICTNSSSSKSSGHDILYHTQPYQSTINSPPSSSQSLTSSTSSVLPTTLHKIHYKNSPEKLKTTMINTTNTNVKEQPVTTENNLQYDKQSTSSTSSSSLLCHCQYQQPSLTPIMTATKIDTKTIKQNKCNCDNTKIKLIECKNYQHCHHQSSVQMKSQSESFYANGFSYSNNSNSSNRSTPNSSLSNYDKVTFI